Within the Bacillota bacterium genome, the region GTTTTAGTTAAAAAGGTTACATGTTAAATTCAAGTGGAACATTAATCGAAGGGAGATGAAAGCAAATGGCTTGGGATGCAACGAAAATGGCAGACTGGGAGATTGCCGTAGAAGCCGAGAAGAATATGCCGAAACCTTTCGAAGTAGCTGATCGACTTGGAATGGAACAGGACGAGGTTATTCCTTACGGCAGGGTATCCAGGCTGGACTACATGAAAATCCTGGAGCGCTTGAAGGACAAGCCGGACGGCAAGTACGTGGAGATTACCGCGATCACGCCAACTCCGCTGGGTGAGGGCAAGACAACCACGACGCTGGGGATCATCCAAGGTCTTGCCAAGCGCGGCAAGAGCGTGGGTGGTTGCATCCGCCAGCCTTCGGGTGCCCCGACCTTCAACATCAAGGGCACCGCGGCTGGTGGCGGAAATGCCCTCCTGATCCCGATGACCGAGTTTTCCCTTGGGCTCACCGGTGACATCAACAATATCATGAACGCCCACAACCTGGCCATGGTCGCAACGACCGCCCGGATGCAGCACGAGGCAAACTATACCGATGAAGAACTGGCGAAGCGCGGCTTGAGACGCCTCGACATCCATCCCAAGAAGGTCGAGCTGAGGTGGGTCATGGATCTGGGTGCCCAAGCTCTGCGCAACATCATTATCGGTCTCGGCACCGAAATGGACGGCTTTACAATGCAGTCCAGCTTCATGGTTACGGTGGCCTCCGAAGTGATGGCTATTCTCGCGATGGTACGGGATTTGAAAGATATGCGGGAAAGCCTGGGCCGGATCATTGTTGGTTACGACCGGAAGAACAACCCGGTTACGACCGAGGATCTGGATGTTGCCGGTGCCATGACTGCCATCATGAGGGAATCCATTAACCCGACCCTGTGCTGGACGGCAGAGTACCAGCCCCTCATGGTGCACGCCGGTCCCTTTGCCAACATTGCTGTCGGGCAGTCCTCCATCATTGCCGACCGCGTCGGCCTCAAGCTGTTCGACTACCACTGCACGGAGAGTGGATTCGGATGCGATATTGGCTTTGAGAAGTTCTGGAACGTGAAGTGCCGCCACAGCGGGCTCAAGCCCAATGTTTCCATTATCGTAACATCCGTGAGAAGCA harbors:
- a CDS encoding formate--tetrahydrofolate ligase gives rise to the protein MAWDATKMADWEIAVEAEKNMPKPFEVADRLGMEQDEVIPYGRVSRLDYMKILERLKDKPDGKYVEITAITPTPLGEGKTTTTLGIIQGLAKRGKSVGGCIRQPSGAPTFNIKGTAAGGGNALLIPMTEFSLGLTGDINNIMNAHNLAMVATTARMQHEANYTDEELAKRGLRRLDIHPKKVELRWVMDLGAQALRNIIIGLGTEMDGFTMQSSFMVTVASEVMAILAMVRDLKDMRESLGRIIVGYDRKNNPVTTEDLDVAGAMTAIMRESINPTLCWTAEYQPLMVHAGPFANIAVGQSSIIADRVGLKLFDYHCTESGFGCDIGFEKFWNVKCRHSGLKPNVSIIVTSVRSMKMHGGGPAVVPGRPLDEAYKTQNLELLEKGLANLVHHIGIVKKSGIKPVVCINSFPTDTEEEHKLIRRYAEQAGARCAVSAHWRYGGEGALELADAVIDACEEEVDFKYLYPLEMPFMQRVETIAKEIYGADGVIWQPAAEAKAKVYQERYPDFYTMMAKTHLSLTHDPNIKGVPKGWMLPIRDVLVFAGAKFLVPVCGEIRLVPGTASDPAYRRIDVDVETGIVKGLF